The following is a genomic window from Tripterygium wilfordii isolate XIE 37 chromosome 19, ASM1340144v1, whole genome shotgun sequence.
gaagaaatagtaAAAGGTTGTCTTGTAGtggttttaaaaataaaaaacagtaTTTCCTTCTCAAAAATTCACTGTCTCTGTTGTTGCACAATACTTGTTCGGTATTCCTTTGATTTAGATGAGGTGCATATTTTTTGAGATTGGAAGCctactttgaaaaatgagttgtACACTTGTTCTTTATTGTTATGATGCATGTTTTTAATTCAGCTGTAGTTTTTTCAACTGGTGAAGCCAGGGTTCCAACGTATTTGACTATGTGGCATTTTGGGTTCATTGACAGACTCGATTGAAAATTGGGTCTAGCTGAGATTGTAAATAGATGATAGTCGAGGACTGTTACCCAGTTGCAGCAGTTTTCAGGTGAGAATTCTCTCTCAGTTTTTGTGATTTATCCATCCATTTTATTCGAACAGATACTGAAAGTATGTGTCTGAAGTGCATCATAATTTGAATCCTCGAATTAAATATGATTTGATTCCTATACAGCTTATCTCAGTACTGTGAAGTTTTCTGGTCTTAAGTTTTGTTTTCACCAAAAACAAGCCTTTGTTAATTAAGTGCATGGCTTGGATGGTGACGGGTTCTAAGACATTGGATGGTGACTGGTCTGGGATCCAAATGTGCCATGCTCCGGTGCTCGTTATTAATGTAGGACTGAACTTTGATGTCTGATCTGCTACTGATGTCATGCATTGAGGACAGATCCTGGAATGCTCGAGAGGGTGGTTACTATGTGATTCCATTGACTTTAAAAGTTAATCCAATGTAATGTTAAGTCATTTGTAGGATAGGATGAGTTGAGTGAACCATATTTCAATTTTTGGTATTCCTATCCTGCAACTTGCATACATTTTACTACAGTTTTCATTGCTtagacttttttttccttcctgatttcttcttatatttttcattaaaCGGCAGATAGTTTGAATCCTCTCAAGTCTGAATTGCAATGATATTATTTTGCATGTAGATTCTCATGGATGGGTGAATCAATTACCGagattcttagaagtcatattGAGAATCCTGATGCTGTGATGAAGAGCTTTCACATTGATGGTTTTCATTTCTTCTTGTAAGAATGTCTATTGTGATGGTCGCTATGAATTTCTActattttgtacaatttagatACTAGGCTGCATTGCAACATGGGCTGTCGCAGGTGGATGGATTGTTGCAGAAAAACTCATACAGTAATTCTTAATCCTGATCCATAACAAAGATAGCTGTCAAAGATAGCTGTCAAAGATAGCTGTGAGAATTGCCTTGGTTACTCTATTGGAAATTTTTGTGCGCTTGGGAATGACAGCCCGAGTTTAGGCGCATATCGGATGATCAAAGGTGAAGCTTGTATATTGTCGttttcagtgttttttttttttttttttaaaaaaaaaacggcATTGCCTTGATTACTAGTGAAGTTGTTAAAATTATATTAGCATCTTGGCCAAGATTTTTTATTGGTTCAAgagaaacaaaataacaaatgaaTGACATTCCTTCACAAGtaaaaataatcataatcagATGCCAAGAGTGAAAGGCACTCCGGTGGCAGGCAACCATGTTTGGCCAGCGATAAGTCTATCCACCGTAAACTGGGATGCCTCAACAGCATTGTTAATAACATGGAATCCACCCCACCGAACCCTCCATTGAGTATAAGAACCAGGGCCAAAATTCTTGTATTCTCCATAATACAGTGTGTCAAGAGCAAAGTTACTATTGCCCCATTTTGACCAACCAACAGGACTAATCAACCTATCAATATAAGTCCTCATGAACACCACTCTCGAGTATTGCATCCAAGGTCTCCCCAAATAGGTCTTGAATCCACGAATCACAGGTTTGAGGTCGGGTGCGGCTAGGACTCGTGAATTATGGACCGAAATTCCAGTGTTTTGGTATGGGTCATTGCGGCCTTGTGCAGTGATCACATTGGCTTGGCCCTTTAAGGGTCTTCTAACGTAAATTCCACAGTTTTGGAAAACTACGGCTGCGTTTCCAAATATGAAGTCTATGGTGCCGTAGATGTAGCATGATTTGTAGAATTGGCGTTGTGCGTATACCATGAGCGTGTCTTGGTAGCCTAGGAAGGCGCAACGATAGAAGACCGAGAGGTCAGAGGCTGATCGGAGCGCCACTGCTTGGCCCTTTAGAGGGCCTGCGGTGTTTATGAATGTTATGTCACGAGCCATGAAGTGGAGCCCATCTATGCCTGCAAATCATAGGTTAGGAAAAATTAGCTTTATTTgtgattagtttttttttaaccgagaattcTCCGGCCCAACATGTCCACTGGACAACTGAGCCAGCTCTAAACTCGACTCGACTGCTAACTCAACTTGCTTGATGCCAGCGACATGAAAGACCAGGCCAATGTCCGTATGAAAAAAAGCCAAAATTGCTGGGCGTAAGAATTATACTTACGATCTCCCGAGGAGTTTATGTTGCTAGTGATCAACATGGGATGGGAAAAAACAAATTGATGTACAAGTTTGGACTGAAAAATATAATTCCGAccataatatataaattataaaactgCATCTGATCAGAGTTAAATCAAATCTTACCAGCAGTTGCAGAACTGTAAGTTGTGTAACCTCCCCCAACACTTCTGCTACCAGTGATGATAGTATTATTCATTCCATCACCAACCAGCACAATATTGTTATTATTGATCCCAACTTCAATATTCTCTCTATAAACACCTCTCttcacatatataatcaaccTCCCACTTCCTCTCCTCCTAGCTGCCGCATCAATAGCTGCCTGAATCGTCCTAAAACGCCCCGAACCATCCTTCGCCACCACCAGATTTGCTGAGGAGGCTAGCGTGGGCGATTGCAGTAGCTTCCTCTCGTGCCCCGACAGCCAACTAGGATAGGCCGATGGCACAGAACTAGTACTGTTTGTGTTGTTTTTAACACGTAGTAAGACTCCATTAGTAGCCAAACTGTTGCTAATTAGCTTTGATAAATTACTGGACATCACAGGCCTGGTAAAATCCGAGACATTAAGTTCAAGAAACCCTGTTTGACACGTTTTAATGTTAGTGAGGGCAGTGCTGAGCCATGTCTGTGCATCGAAACCTGTACAACCTGTGCGGGTTCTTCTTAGGCCTTGAAGTGTACGGTTTAATTGGAGGATTGTGTTTCCATATAGTTTCAAGCAATCACTCCACACAGCTCGCTGGTGCTGGGTTTGTACATTGGGCTTGCACCGCTTGACGTGCTTATTTGCAGCGATTGCTTGATCCATCGCTGCTCGAATCATCATGGTTCGCAGTTCAGACAAGTGTTTGATTCTAAAATGTTTGTGGCTTCTTCTGATGAAGTGCTTGCATGGTTCAGGATGCGGGGTCTTGTTGCACCACCAGGTGATGTTGCTTTTGCTTCCCTTTGATGCTTCAATGGAGAAGATTATTGAAGAGAATGATACGAAAAATATGAGCAAAAGTTTAATCTTTGATGCCATTTCTGTGGGTTACTctcgttttctttgttttgctgCTCAAGTTGATATATAAGGGTccttattagaaaaaaaaaaaaaaaaaaagaaaaaaaagaggaaggtcAATGTCTTGGGTTAGGCTGTACAGTTTGGAAAATGAAATTTCATGGACCTTGTAAATGCAAATACAAGatacaataaataaatcaaatcaaTTCCATGTTTACTTACTTGAAAATGAATATACATAATTTATAAGTATTTTTTCTTGGCGTAAGTTAgctgaaatgaaatgaatatatATTGTTCAAACTTGTAAGGacttgtgtatatatgtgtcagAGACCCACACCCCAAACAACTAATTATATTGTTCACTTTAAGGTTTCGATTTTTGTGAATACATCGGATTATCTTCACGAGTTTGTTCCTCATCGGCCAAGCAACTGAGCCTTATCCCAAATCAATAAGCCTATGAAAAGGCCTAGTTGAATGTTAAGGGTGGGTGTTACCCATATATACTCATCGATTGGAATTTACCCAAACCAATAGTCGGATATATGTGGTCTTAACACTCCCCTGCACTTATGCATTTGGTTATGTCAAACTCAATAAGTAGAGTAGAGCTTATGTCCAATAGGATTGAATTACTCCGATAGTATGTTAAAAATCTACACTCCAAATAGTCAATTATATTGTTCGCTCTGAAAATCCACACCCTAAACAACCAACCATATTGTCTACTTTGGGGCTTCGATTTTTATGAATATATAAGATTACCCTCACGAGTCTTTCACTCATAAGCACAAAAACTTAACCTTAGCCCAAGTTACCAAGCCAATGAAAAGTGCTATTTGA
Proteins encoded in this region:
- the LOC119986321 gene encoding probable pectinesterase/pectinesterase inhibitor 60 → MASKIKLLLIFFVSFSSIIFSIEASKGSKSNITWWCNKTPHPEPCKHFIRRSHKHFRIKHLSELRTMMIRAAMDQAIAANKHVKRCKPNVQTQHQRAVWSDCLKLYGNTILQLNRTLQGLRRTRTGCTGFDAQTWLSTALTNIKTCQTGFLELNVSDFTRPVMSSNLSKLISNSLATNGVLLRVKNNTNSTSSVPSAYPSWLSGHERKLLQSPTLASSANLVVAKDGSGRFRTIQAAIDAAARRRGSGRLIIYVKRGVYRENIEVGINNNNIVLVGDGMNNTIITGSRSVGGGYTTYSSATAGIDGLHFMARDITFINTAGPLKGQAVALRSASDLSVFYRCAFLGYQDTLMVYAQRQFYKSCYIYGTIDFIFGNAAVVFQNCGIYVRRPLKGQANVITAQGRNDPYQNTGISVHNSRVLAAPDLKPVIRGFKTYLGRPWMQYSRVVFMRTYIDRLISPVGWSKWGNSNFALDTLYYGEYKNFGPGSYTQWRVRWGGFHVINNAVEASQFTVDRLIAGQTWLPATGVPFTLGI